Proteins from a single region of Haloterrigena alkaliphila:
- a CDS encoding CatB-related O-acetyltransferase has product MNRILELAELVSSKLGHPRVALSLSNYLLKPQDVELQEGAIISKNTKVRGNIRLGPHSKLSTGCVLMGDIEIGEWTNINQNTEVVGEVSFGKYCAIARDVLFQQKNHQTSKPAMQMRFYNKVLDSKLEHVSSGPISVGNDVWIGARSIILSGVDIGDGAVIGAGSIVTEDVEPYSVVAGVPAKHIKYRFPQDVRKKLINLSWWEHGEEIIKENRKFFEKDIQNTEDIPGSF; this is encoded by the coding sequence ATGAATAGGATCCTAGAGTTAGCTGAGCTTGTTTCATCTAAACTCGGTCATCCGCGGGTTGCACTTTCTCTCTCGAATTATCTGCTTAAACCCCAGGATGTAGAACTACAAGAAGGTGCAATTATTTCAAAAAACACTAAAGTGAGAGGGAATATCCGACTAGGGCCTCATTCTAAATTATCAACAGGATGTGTCCTTATGGGAGATATCGAAATCGGAGAATGGACAAATATAAATCAAAATACTGAAGTCGTTGGGGAGGTTTCATTTGGAAAGTACTGTGCAATCGCCCGAGATGTTCTTTTTCAGCAGAAAAATCATCAAACAAGCAAACCAGCCATGCAAATGCGGTTTTATAACAAAGTGTTAGACAGTAAACTAGAACACGTTTCATCAGGTCCAATTTCAGTCGGTAATGATGTCTGGATTGGTGCTCGATCAATAATCCTTTCTGGTGTAGATATCGGTGATGGGGCAGTAATTGGCGCCGGTTCAATTGTCACAGAGGATGTTGAACCGTATTCTGTCGTTGCAGGAGTACCCGCAAAACATATCAAATATAGGTTTCCACAAGATGTCCGCAAAAAATTAATTAACCTTTCTTGGTGGGAACATGGTGAGGAGATAATAAAGGAAAACAGAAAATTTTTTGAGAAAGATATACAGAACACTGAAGATATCCCTGGTTCATTTTAG
- a CDS encoding glycosyltransferase family 61 protein has product MEINNLPGRTIRKLRSEGASELLEEGKNTLLIDFLYYRFIYEYILRERLEILSREEIRQKSDLKKQYEGLIRLKGNRGFRGQPEPEYYEAGDRFVCEVSNAKVLGPAGPGVTPDGKIIADTVGTPPLTHRRVGISLSQSMSTNGVKRTIDLLSGSGETSQKFDQAAIALPPWKNYYHWMVECLIRIRLLEEYGSDTGIYPTLLVPGNLSSWMTESLEIIDYQGEIRKWDGGTASIDTLVVPTFPDPTPTECVWLRNRMRTDDLNKTGTERIFIARDDATVRRVTNIDAVQGVLNRYDIETHVLGQLSVHEQIDLFSRAELVVATHGAGLTNIIFGYDLSVVEIFGDKKMATFDRIAENMSHKYSYLDCQQRGPDIKVDTRRLETAIRRALED; this is encoded by the coding sequence ATGGAAATAAATAATCTCCCTGGTCGCACTATCCGAAAACTCCGGTCGGAAGGGGCATCAGAACTCTTGGAAGAGGGAAAAAACACTCTCCTAATCGATTTTCTTTATTATAGATTTATATATGAATACATTCTCCGGGAGAGGTTGGAAATACTCTCACGTGAAGAAATACGACAAAAATCAGATTTGAAAAAGCAATATGAGGGACTGATCCGACTAAAGGGCAATCGCGGTTTTAGAGGACAACCCGAGCCAGAGTACTACGAGGCGGGAGATCGATTCGTCTGCGAAGTATCGAACGCGAAGGTACTCGGACCCGCTGGACCTGGAGTAACTCCTGACGGGAAAATCATCGCCGATACGGTAGGGACGCCCCCATTAACACACCGCAGGGTAGGAATTAGTCTTTCACAGTCAATGAGTACCAACGGTGTCAAACGAACGATTGATTTGCTTTCGGGATCAGGGGAGACTAGTCAAAAATTCGACCAGGCAGCTATCGCACTTCCCCCTTGGAAAAACTACTATCACTGGATGGTTGAATGCCTAATTCGAATTCGTCTGCTTGAGGAGTACGGATCGGATACCGGCATCTACCCAACTTTACTGGTTCCCGGAAACCTATCATCGTGGATGACTGAATCACTAGAGATAATCGATTACCAGGGAGAAATTAGGAAGTGGGACGGTGGAACCGCGTCTATCGACACCCTAGTCGTGCCCACGTTTCCTGATCCGACGCCGACGGAATGCGTTTGGCTCCGAAATCGGATGCGGACCGACGATTTGAACAAAACCGGTACCGAACGGATCTTTATCGCGCGAGATGATGCAACAGTTAGGCGTGTCACGAATATCGATGCTGTCCAAGGGGTGCTCAATCGGTACGACATTGAGACACATGTCCTCGGCCAGCTAAGTGTTCACGAACAAATTGATCTCTTCTCGCGTGCAGAACTCGTCGTCGCCACACATGGGGCGGGATTAACTAATATAATCTTTGGCTATGATCTGTCTGTGGTTGAAATCTTTGGTGACAAGAAAATGGCAACGTTTGATCGAATAGCTGAAAACATGAGTCATAAGTACTCGTATCTTGACTGCCAGCAGAGGGGTCCAGATATAAAGGTTGATACGAGAAGACTGGAAACAGCTATTCGACGTGCGCTTGAAGATTAG
- a CDS encoding FkbM family methyltransferase has translation MLETADELVSKAQDHAEWRYLQARHYLNSGIYENTIDGVSATFHTDSFREFLRAVDYQNEAFLIRAIIEEVETDDVFWDIGANIGTHTCYIGQLVANVVSVEPHPRTASRLAENCDLNNIDATVVESAIGSDKGTIDLHVPNNLDDELGLGTFTTRGVANSSNICTVPQTTGDDLVDNRDLATPTVMKIDVEGAEHDVLTGFDIALESCRVIFVEVHDRFVEPEAITETLTESGYEVETLHDRARENHIVAKR, from the coding sequence ATGTTGGAAACTGCCGATGAACTCGTGTCCAAAGCACAGGACCATGCAGAGTGGCGATACCTCCAGGCGAGACACTACTTAAACTCTGGAATATATGAGAACACCATCGATGGTGTCTCTGCTACGTTCCATACGGATTCGTTCCGGGAGTTTCTCCGGGCGGTCGACTACCAGAACGAGGCATTCCTCATTCGAGCAATTATCGAGGAAGTCGAAACAGACGACGTATTCTGGGACATCGGCGCGAACATCGGTACGCACACATGTTATATCGGTCAATTAGTTGCTAACGTGGTGAGCGTTGAACCGCATCCGCGGACTGCCTCGAGACTCGCAGAGAATTGCGACCTCAATAACATTGATGCGACAGTCGTCGAGTCGGCTATCGGGAGTGATAAGGGGACTATCGATCTCCACGTTCCTAACAACCTTGACGACGAACTCGGCCTCGGAACGTTCACGACCCGCGGAGTCGCTAACTCGAGTAATATTTGTACCGTTCCGCAGACCACGGGAGACGATCTGGTCGACAATCGCGACCTCGCTACACCGACAGTCATGAAAATCGATGTTGAGGGCGCTGAGCACGACGTTCTTACGGGGTTCGATATTGCTCTGGAATCCTGCCGAGTAATATTCGTCGAAGTTCACGATCGGTTTGTTGAACCAGAGGCTATCACCGAAACACTCACTGAGTCAGGTTACGAGGTCGAAACACTTCATGACCGGGCCCGAGAGAATCATATCGTTGCGAAGAGATAA
- a CDS encoding NAD-dependent epimerase/dehydratase family protein produces MIIPIFSVLVSGSSGTVGTTLCERLIEEGYEVTDTDIRSNP; encoded by the coding sequence ATGATAATTCCAATCTTTTCGGTTCTAGTGAGTGGAAGTAGCGGAACTGTTGGCACGACTCTTTGTGAGCGTTTGATCGAAGAGGGCTATGAAGTTACTGATACGGACATCCGATCGAACCCTTAG
- a CDS encoding glycosyltransferase translates to MVECSVIIPVYNDPKGIQTTLESTLPQKYDSYEVIPVDNDSTDETNDVIKKASDACSNRIYSVEETDTQSSYAARNTGIKHASGNIYLFLDANMWVPETWIGEMVTAFESRDCDYLGCNVKVVAEDHNFWEAYEQSFSFPIKSYLEHKHFAPTCALAVRHEVFEEVGLFDERLESGGDKEFGQRVYRAGFKQCYAGDVTAYHPARDSWDALRSKALRIGRGRAQKREYYPNTSHHPVHPSNFLPPSPFRLRRRFSGQGTSIPSLVGFYLLEYILKLTQSYGAIRETLSQRRSDKETSR, encoded by the coding sequence ATGGTAGAATGTTCTGTAATTATTCCCGTCTACAATGACCCAAAAGGTATTCAAACCACTCTTGAGTCAACACTTCCGCAAAAATATGATAGTTACGAAGTTATACCGGTCGATAATGATTCGACTGACGAGACCAACGATGTAATAAAGAAGGCAAGCGATGCCTGCTCTAACCGCATCTACTCAGTTGAGGAAACCGACACCCAGTCCTCTTATGCCGCCCGTAACACAGGAATCAAACACGCATCAGGAAATATTTACCTTTTTCTCGATGCGAACATGTGGGTCCCTGAAACTTGGATTGGGGAAATGGTCACCGCCTTCGAGTCTCGCGACTGCGACTACCTCGGTTGTAATGTCAAGGTCGTCGCTGAGGACCACAATTTCTGGGAAGCATACGAGCAGTCGTTTTCCTTCCCCATCAAGAGCTACCTCGAGCACAAACACTTCGCTCCCACCTGTGCCCTCGCGGTCAGACACGAGGTCTTCGAAGAAGTCGGACTATTCGACGAACGACTTGAGTCCGGTGGCGACAAGGAGTTCGGCCAACGTGTCTACCGCGCCGGCTTCAAACAGTGCTACGCTGGGGACGTAACCGCATACCACCCAGCGCGGGACTCCTGGGACGCGCTTCGCTCAAAGGCACTCCGGATCGGTCGCGGACGGGCACAGAAGCGCGAGTACTACCCTAACACCTCTCACCACCCGGTGCATCCAAGCAATTTCCTCCCACCGAGTCCGTTCCGCCTCCGCCGACGTTTCTCGGGCCAAGGCACCTCAATACCGTCGCTCGTCGGGTTCTACCTGCTCGAGTACATCCTGAAACTCACCCAGAGTTACGGTGCGATTCGGGAAACGCTTTCACAACGTCGCTCAGACAAGGAAACATCTAGATGA
- a CDS encoding glycosyltransferase, with amino-acid sequence MISIVVPVYNDPKGIVTTLESLLTLQADHDHEIVIVDNNSTDSTLEIVRSYENDRLTLAHETEIQSSYAARNTGIRNTDSNILAFVDADMTVPDDWLESALHTFQTTGADYMGYNVELTLTDNPTLAARYDHHTGFPVQQYLEHQQFAPTCCLFVRREVFEDVGLFDHRLVSGGDKEFGNRVHEAGYDMHFAEDVTMYHPTRNTVRELVKKDRRVGRGLCQLQRYHSDRYGTPGVPPRPSGVKSPDPELETRDRLAFGALSTLLTGVRGMGYYQEYLTGDRRDDLEGIPRLEQ; translated from the coding sequence ATGATTTCGATCGTCGTCCCAGTCTATAACGATCCCAAGGGCATTGTGACTACCCTCGAGTCTCTCCTCACCCTACAGGCCGACCACGATCACGAAATAGTCATCGTCGATAACAATTCCACTGATAGCACCCTCGAGATTGTCCGGTCCTATGAAAACGACCGACTCACCCTCGCTCACGAAACCGAAATCCAGTCCTCCTACGCTGCCCGTAACACCGGCATCCGTAACACGGACAGCAACATCCTCGCTTTCGTCGATGCGGACATGACCGTCCCCGATGACTGGCTCGAGTCCGCCCTACATACATTCCAAACAACCGGCGCTGACTACATGGGTTATAACGTCGAGCTCACCCTCACCGACAACCCCACCCTCGCAGCCCGTTACGACCACCACACTGGCTTCCCCGTCCAGCAATACCTCGAGCACCAGCAGTTCGCCCCGACCTGTTGTCTCTTCGTTCGCAGAGAAGTCTTCGAGGACGTTGGCCTCTTCGATCACAGACTCGTCTCCGGCGGAGACAAGGAGTTCGGGAATCGAGTCCACGAGGCGGGCTACGACATGCACTTCGCCGAGGACGTCACGATGTATCACCCCACGCGAAACACCGTCCGCGAACTCGTCAAAAAGGACCGCCGCGTCGGCCGCGGCCTCTGCCAACTCCAGCGGTACCATTCCGATCGATACGGCACGCCAGGTGTCCCGCCGCGGCCGAGTGGCGTCAAGTCACCCGATCCCGAGCTCGAGACGCGCGATCGACTCGCCTTCGGAGCACTTTCCACGCTCCTCACCGGCGTCCGCGGCATGGGTTACTACCAGGAATATCTCACCGGCGATCGACGCGACGACCTCGAGGGAATCCCACGACTCGAGCAATAG
- the aglG gene encoding glucosyl-dolichyl phosphate glucuronosyltransferase — MNVSVVICTYAMERYDVFSECVDSVLSQTYDPLEVVLVVDGNDEVFERVQNDYSDLDDVVLHCNDRNQGISYSRTRGAEIATGDVVAFIDDDAVAEDDWVAELARVYEETDALAVGGHVAPDWVTEKPDFFPAEFYWLVGCDERGMGEHMEELRNTYGSNISFRREVFLNVGGYDENTGRHGDRHVQAHEAPVCIRIANKYGKGVIYNTDAVVHHKLFDYRGDFRWLVFRSFWQGYSKRIMDLLLPEASGDKNEYLKDLVFGFVPERLSDLVRRPSSAKAKQFVTICIFTAAVGFGYLYGLLEVDRSELSVDRDTAVDA, encoded by the coding sequence ATGAACGTCTCCGTCGTCATCTGCACCTACGCGATGGAGCGCTACGACGTGTTCTCCGAGTGCGTCGACAGCGTTCTCTCTCAAACGTACGATCCGCTCGAGGTCGTCCTCGTCGTCGATGGGAATGATGAGGTCTTTGAACGAGTCCAGAACGATTACAGCGACCTCGACGATGTCGTGTTGCACTGCAACGATCGGAATCAGGGGATTTCGTACAGTCGGACGCGTGGTGCTGAGATCGCGACCGGCGACGTGGTCGCGTTCATCGACGACGATGCCGTGGCCGAGGACGACTGGGTCGCTGAACTGGCTCGCGTCTACGAGGAGACCGATGCTCTCGCCGTCGGCGGCCACGTCGCTCCCGACTGGGTGACCGAGAAACCCGACTTCTTCCCGGCGGAGTTCTACTGGCTGGTCGGCTGTGACGAGCGCGGCATGGGAGAACACATGGAGGAGTTGCGAAACACGTACGGCTCGAACATCTCGTTCCGTCGGGAGGTGTTTTTGAACGTCGGCGGCTACGACGAGAACACGGGCCGACACGGTGATCGGCACGTTCAGGCCCACGAGGCGCCGGTCTGCATTCGTATCGCGAACAAGTATGGCAAGGGCGTGATTTACAACACGGACGCCGTAGTCCACCACAAGCTGTTCGACTACCGTGGTGACTTCCGATGGCTGGTGTTTCGCTCGTTCTGGCAGGGCTACTCGAAGCGGATCATGGATCTGCTGTTGCCCGAGGCATCTGGAGACAAGAACGAGTACCTGAAGGATCTCGTGTTCGGATTCGTCCCGGAGCGGTTGTCTGATCTCGTGCGACGACCCTCGAGTGCGAAAGCGAAACAGTTCGTAACGATCTGTATCTTTACTGCAGCGGTCGGCTTCGGGTATCTGTACGGACTACTCGAGGTCGATCGGTCGGAGCTGAGCGTTGATCGCGATACGGCCGTGGATGCCTAA
- a CDS encoding oligosaccharyl transferase, archaeosortase A system-associated, translating to MSTDTERVEEGTETSSSVLETFRDWYHLPLIGVVMLFMFWVRTQAYDRFVTDDGAPALAGVDSWYHWRTIRWTSENYPNTMPYEVWTGFPEGNYVGQFGTLFDQLIVTVAMIVGLGDPSPETLYTVALLMIPAMAALVAIPVFYAGRRLGGTLGGIVSVIILALAKGQFLSRSTVGQLDHHVGEVLFMAIAVVAMMVALSVAEREQPIYELVVDRDWDALRTSTIYSVLAGLALTLYIWVWPSAVLLVGIFGVFFAVQLCLDYARGISPDHVAFVGAVSLGVTAVLTLLLMEQPGSTSPTSLGLLQPIAAFLVAVGCIFMAWFARQWNGRDLDRRYYPVAIGGLIAAALLAMWLLLPSLFDSIVGNATQRMLPIGETATDLTIAEAQPPEDFFESVFNEFGSAFYTMLAGIAFLAIRPLFGRKFRAEHTLVIVWSLFLISMAATQVRFSYYLVLAIAVVNAAFVAEFVRLFNLDLTASLESIRRIETYQVIVLFLVVILLFAPLLPPIAAGGTTSWDQAERTGPSSDAMLWEGSNQWLANNTPEPGNWGEHENADQLEYFGTYQPPADSNYNYPEGAYGVMSWWDYGHLITTQAERIPHANPFQQNARSASAFLTAESEERGELVLDTIAAGENPADKSTEELESLSEDATQEEMRYVMIDYAMAGGKFSPITAWSGPNYAHYVTPQDHEAGEPLNIDDYQNSSGSLPYHDTMLAQLYLDDADGLEQYRLVHENGEAGTATIVTYAQLYNPNAIQGEAAQQLQELGYEAGDIIYYQNGEFAAPGEGRPSISTRQLGFQQIQRIQQNPTQQILSGQRATALKTFERVEGATLTGTVDDEAGVLGNDTAATVEVELETNAGRTFNYTQEAELGDDGGFEVTVPYATTDELGVDDGYTNSAVEATGEYNVTVGEPGETGYEAGTEVPETAVVQGDTITVDGFEQTELEDPNEGDGNGTGGNETDTGSDGGNETGGNETNDSTSDTGSDGAQAEDN from the coding sequence ATGAGCACGGATACCGAACGCGTCGAGGAGGGGACCGAGACGTCCTCGTCGGTCCTCGAGACGTTCCGCGACTGGTATCACCTCCCCCTGATCGGGGTCGTGATGCTGTTCATGTTCTGGGTGCGAACCCAGGCGTACGACCGATTCGTCACCGACGACGGGGCACCCGCCCTCGCCGGCGTCGACTCGTGGTACCACTGGCGAACGATCCGGTGGACCTCGGAGAACTACCCGAACACGATGCCGTACGAGGTGTGGACCGGGTTCCCGGAGGGGAACTACGTCGGTCAGTTCGGCACGCTGTTCGACCAGCTCATCGTCACCGTGGCGATGATCGTGGGGCTCGGCGATCCGTCACCGGAGACGCTCTACACGGTCGCACTGCTGATGATTCCCGCAATGGCTGCACTCGTGGCGATCCCGGTCTTCTACGCGGGTCGGCGCCTCGGCGGCACGCTCGGCGGTATCGTCTCCGTGATAATCCTCGCGCTCGCGAAGGGACAGTTCTTGTCCCGATCGACGGTCGGCCAGCTCGACCACCACGTCGGCGAGGTGCTGTTCATGGCGATCGCCGTCGTCGCGATGATGGTCGCGCTCTCCGTCGCCGAACGCGAACAGCCGATCTACGAACTGGTCGTCGACAGGGACTGGGACGCCCTTCGGACGTCGACCATCTACAGCGTTCTCGCTGGACTCGCGCTCACGCTCTACATCTGGGTCTGGCCCTCGGCGGTCCTCCTGGTCGGGATCTTCGGGGTCTTCTTCGCCGTGCAACTCTGTCTGGACTACGCCCGCGGGATCTCCCCGGACCACGTCGCGTTCGTCGGTGCGGTGAGTCTCGGCGTGACTGCCGTCCTGACTCTCCTCCTGATGGAACAACCCGGCAGTACGAGCCCGACGAGCCTCGGGCTGCTCCAGCCGATCGCCGCCTTCCTCGTGGCCGTCGGCTGCATCTTCATGGCCTGGTTCGCCCGCCAATGGAACGGTCGTGATCTCGATCGACGGTACTATCCCGTCGCCATCGGCGGCCTCATCGCCGCGGCGCTGCTGGCGATGTGGCTTCTCCTCCCCAGCCTGTTCGATTCGATCGTCGGGAACGCGACGCAACGCATGCTCCCAATCGGCGAGACGGCGACCGACCTCACGATCGCCGAAGCGCAGCCGCCGGAGGACTTCTTCGAGAGCGTCTTCAACGAATTCGGCAGCGCGTTCTACACGATGCTCGCCGGAATCGCCTTCCTTGCGATCCGACCACTCTTCGGCCGTAAATTCCGCGCCGAGCACACCCTCGTCATCGTCTGGTCCCTGTTCCTGATCAGCATGGCGGCGACGCAGGTTCGCTTCTCGTACTACCTCGTCCTGGCGATCGCAGTCGTCAACGCCGCGTTCGTCGCGGAGTTCGTCCGACTCTTCAATCTAGATCTCACGGCGAGCCTCGAGTCGATTCGAAGGATCGAGACCTACCAGGTTATCGTCCTCTTCCTCGTCGTGATCCTGCTGTTCGCACCGCTGCTCCCGCCGATCGCGGCCGGCGGGACGACCAGTTGGGATCAGGCTGAAAGAACCGGTCCGTCCAGCGACGCCATGCTCTGGGAGGGATCGAACCAGTGGCTCGCCAACAACACGCCCGAGCCGGGTAACTGGGGCGAGCACGAAAACGCCGATCAACTCGAGTACTTCGGGACGTACCAGCCGCCCGCCGATAGCAACTACAACTATCCGGAGGGCGCCTACGGCGTGATGTCGTGGTGGGACTACGGCCATCTGATAACGACCCAGGCCGAGCGGATCCCCCACGCGAACCCGTTCCAGCAGAACGCCCGATCCGCCTCGGCGTTCCTGACGGCCGAGTCCGAGGAGCGCGGCGAACTGGTGCTCGACACCATCGCCGCCGGCGAGAACCCGGCCGACAAGTCCACCGAGGAACTCGAGTCGCTATCCGAAGACGCCACACAAGAGGAGATGCGGTACGTGATGATCGACTACGCGATGGCCGGCGGGAAGTTCTCCCCGATCACCGCGTGGTCCGGGCCGAACTACGCACACTACGTGACGCCGCAGGACCACGAGGCGGGGGAGCCGCTCAACATCGACGACTATCAGAATAGCTCCGGCTCCCTCCCGTACCACGACACGATGCTGGCGCAGCTGTACCTCGACGACGCGGACGGCCTCGAGCAGTACCGGCTCGTCCACGAGAACGGCGAGGCCGGGACCGCGACCATCGTGACCTACGCGCAGCTGTACAACCCCAACGCCATCCAGGGAGAGGCCGCACAGCAACTGCAGGAACTGGGCTACGAGGCGGGCGACATCATCTACTACCAGAACGGCGAGTTCGCCGCGCCTGGTGAGGGTCGGCCGTCGATCTCGACCCGGCAACTCGGCTTCCAGCAGATTCAGCGCATCCAGCAGAATCCGACCCAGCAGATCCTGAGCGGCCAGCGTGCCACGGCGCTGAAGACGTTCGAACGCGTCGAGGGCGCGACGCTGACCGGCACCGTCGACGACGAGGCCGGCGTGCTCGGGAACGACACCGCGGCCACCGTCGAGGTCGAACTCGAGACGAACGCCGGTCGGACGTTCAACTACACGCAGGAGGCCGAGCTCGGAGACGACGGCGGCTTCGAGGTGACCGTGCCGTACGCGACGACCGACGAACTCGGCGTCGACGACGGCTACACGAACAGCGCCGTCGAAGCGACCGGCGAGTACAACGTGACCGTCGGCGAACCGGGCGAGACCGGCTACGAAGCGGGAACAGAGGTCCCCGAGACCGCAGTGGTTCAGGGCGACACGATCACCGTCGACGGCTTCGAGCAGACCGAACTCGAGGACCCCAACGAGGGAGACGGAAACGGGACCGGTGGCAACGAGACCGACACCGGATCGGACGGCGGCAACGAGACTGGCGGCAACGAAACCAACGACAGCACTTCTGACACGGGTTCGGACGGCGCCCAGGCCGAAGATAACTGA
- a CDS encoding DUF368 domain-containing protein: protein MREFLSVYLKGFSMGAADVVPGVSGGTIALIVGIYDRLIRAITAIDPRAFRPALHPTDPDARARLRTELERMDIPFLLALGLGVGTAIVVLSQLMHEAATTYPVATYGFFFGLIAASAVVLYGEVGRWTGGRVALSVGAIAVAFVISGAAAGDVPHGLPIVLVAGAIAICAMILPGVSGAFFLLILGQYEYMTGTLSGFVDGLVGLLDGGTLAPVIETGTVVAVFCTGAVVGLFTMAHAVGYALEHYRAATLAALVSLMVGALRLPVERVWTNLGETAIGTPSVAVATALVGAGAVLLVNWYTDDLEY from the coding sequence ATGCGGGAGTTTCTCTCCGTGTATCTCAAGGGGTTCTCGATGGGGGCGGCCGACGTCGTCCCCGGCGTATCGGGCGGAACGATCGCGCTCATCGTCGGCATCTACGATCGACTGATCCGGGCGATTACGGCCATCGACCCCCGGGCCTTTCGACCAGCGTTACACCCCACCGATCCCGACGCGCGAGCGCGGCTTCGGACGGAACTCGAGCGAATGGATATCCCGTTCCTGCTGGCACTGGGACTGGGTGTCGGGACGGCGATCGTCGTTCTCTCTCAGCTCATGCACGAGGCGGCGACGACGTACCCGGTGGCGACGTACGGGTTCTTCTTCGGACTGATCGCGGCGTCGGCGGTCGTCCTCTACGGCGAGGTCGGCCGGTGGACGGGCGGCCGCGTGGCGCTCTCGGTCGGCGCGATCGCAGTCGCGTTCGTGATCTCAGGGGCGGCCGCGGGTGACGTCCCGCACGGGCTTCCGATCGTCCTCGTCGCCGGCGCGATCGCGATCTGTGCGATGATCCTCCCGGGCGTCTCGGGCGCGTTCTTCCTCCTGATCCTCGGCCAGTACGAGTACATGACCGGCACGCTGAGCGGATTCGTCGACGGACTCGTCGGCCTGCTCGACGGCGGCACGCTGGCGCCCGTGATCGAGACCGGGACGGTCGTCGCCGTCTTCTGCACCGGCGCCGTCGTCGGCCTGTTCACGATGGCCCACGCAGTGGGGTACGCCCTCGAGCACTACCGAGCCGCGACGCTGGCCGCGCTGGTGAGCCTGATGGTCGGCGCGTTGCGACTGCCCGTCGAGCGGGTCTGGACGAACCTCGGCGAGACGGCCATCGGGACGCCGAGCGTCGCCGTCGCGACGGCGCTGGTCGGTGCCGGCGCCGTCCTGCTCGTCAACTGGTACACGGACGACCTCGAGTACTGA
- a CDS encoding Cdc6/Cdc18 family protein — MDLQERIARRRSARQGREIVVDRDYLSPVVHPGEPVGRGPVLEQVLDALEPVFDGELPPPVAVVGPAGTGTSAIVTAIFDALNERLGESTGTIGTTTRAGSGEPTTWFVYVDGRRVESAFAFYRAVLSVLSPDPVPERGVGTDDIRDRLRDCLGHPSHRAVVAVDHHDEPDTLSYARGRELLEPVADHVSTVAVGRTVPEDWTDDQPTVPVPPYRRHELVDVITERASTGLAAGALDHESIRELAGWADGNAHDALAALFGAAVLASADGSERIDATHLERARADVPEDGVHLDRVLALPETRQRVLRGLVAVDATDRPIRELATSIADRSSLTAGTVKRFLYELADSGIVERIPLEASGSGRRPSAVVPRFPTIAFRALSPSADETEASGADETGESGTKS, encoded by the coding sequence ATGGACCTGCAGGAGCGCATCGCCCGCCGACGGTCGGCACGACAGGGTCGGGAGATCGTCGTCGACCGCGACTACCTCAGTCCGGTCGTCCACCCCGGGGAGCCGGTCGGCCGCGGGCCCGTGCTGGAGCAGGTTCTGGACGCCCTCGAGCCGGTGTTCGACGGCGAATTGCCGCCGCCGGTCGCCGTGGTCGGCCCCGCGGGAACGGGCACGTCGGCGATCGTCACGGCGATCTTCGACGCGTTGAACGAGCGACTCGGGGAGTCGACCGGGACGATCGGGACGACGACCCGCGCCGGGAGCGGCGAGCCGACGACCTGGTTCGTCTACGTCGACGGCCGCCGCGTCGAGAGCGCGTTCGCCTTCTACCGGGCCGTCCTCTCGGTGCTTTCGCCCGATCCCGTCCCCGAGCGGGGCGTCGGCACCGACGACATCCGCGACCGACTCCGGGACTGTCTCGGCCATCCGTCCCACCGCGCGGTCGTCGCCGTCGACCACCACGACGAACCCGACACGCTCTCGTACGCGCGGGGCCGCGAGCTCCTCGAGCCGGTCGCCGATCACGTGTCGACCGTGGCGGTCGGCCGGACCGTCCCCGAGGACTGGACCGACGACCAGCCGACGGTCCCCGTTCCGCCCTATCGCCGTCACGAACTCGTCGACGTGATCACCGAGCGCGCGTCGACGGGACTGGCCGCCGGCGCGCTCGACCACGAGTCGATCCGGGAGCTGGCGGGGTGGGCCGACGGCAACGCGCACGACGCGCTCGCGGCCCTGTTCGGCGCCGCCGTGCTCGCGAGCGCCGACGGCAGCGAGCGGATCGACGCCACCCACCTCGAGCGCGCGCGGGCCGACGTCCCCGAGGACGGCGTCCACCTCGACCGCGTTCTCGCGCTCCCGGAGACGCGCCAGCGCGTTCTGCGCGGTCTCGTCGCCGTCGACGCGACCGACAGGCCGATTCGCGAGCTCGCGACCTCGATCGCCGACCGATCGTCGCTGACCGCGGGGACGGTCAAACGATTCCTCTACGAACTCGCCGACAGCGGCATCGTCGAACGGATCCCGCTCGAGGCGTCGGGGAGCGGTCGCCGGCCAAGCGCCGTCGTCCCGCGGTTCCCGACGATCGCGTTCCGCGCGCTGAGTCCGAGTGCGGACGAGACGGAGGCGAGTGGCGCCGACGAAACCGGCGAGAGCGGCACGAAATCGTGA